The following proteins are co-located in the Methanobrevibacter olleyae genome:
- a CDS encoding DUF3344 domain-containing protein, whose product MKNKNILLALFLLLLACLSIQTISAENIADNLNEIEALDSYSDDLSVNTHSNDLNIDSYKKSELLSNSNQETIPDEERNILINTNQETILKQNTNQETISAQGSDPLPNVENGTVSGGIDFVNIHPWAPSDAINGNKGNITYNIPSNANIKSAYIYVNIYSGSGGTAYGAYANTTITTANGEQLLGNEYLWTSTSSQDGVNYIVNDHITRCYSDYMIFYNVTEMLQGLNGSSVSVDVISYPIPDKSFDGRIKLISLFVAWDDGDEDEIYYWLNAGQAWSDDTENGLSHSFENLPELNYLEKLSTLINVGASSTDAMYYLDGSILFSESEDDEYLSGAYYQYHKWDISHYIIPDSLELTYKPVGGAYGPSFKELISILTIQDIPTYEEDVAEISITPEFTEIPCAYAGTNNTLTIKITTKAGNYTVRLLADGHVVKQTEMNLNNGTNLLLLTDSTIRPVDEFTVNGEENEKVNYTVEVLSRGNLINSSSIILPILYNGYLGKDLAYPSGGIESFLNITINGDIVIDIQNYSQYISHNILNRSEVWNVDLDANSNIVKSFIYIPYYEFNSKTYDEDIYMFNVTFNNVNISPIELYKDHSNLGIDYYSGYGVLLYDVTNLIRNGENVLELNKKFDTPAVYPSALIYMYNTTLSNYIKEIFIYNGADLLENINNLANRTVHSDSEINVNSQLVSNASLYVFAGGPQNNEGDLIFNDEVYENIWNGTMASNEAYSLDITNSLRDNNSISFLATGSRIIALQQIMVLTKNLDMLDIILESEYPDTCYAGTNNSIFANIAANSEKRLTARLLADGEILNESEIDLIYGFNEFIFVDSTIRTADEFSVNGAQNNIVNYTLQLLSDDGIIANKSIYLNILYNGYLSKDLAYPKGAIESFLNITINGDIVIDVKNASSYMSDFDIERTDIWKIDLDNKSRIVKAFVYVPYEWCNINLITENEDIFNVKFNNNEISPIAWYRDQSNLGQYGKYGYGLFVYDVTNLVLNGNNSFILNKIEPTPRVYPSTLVYIYNTTGSSVIKNIYISNGADLLSKDPNRLVQMKSTIDVDSIADVAKLYIFAANAQDGEGDIIFNDEIYENVWNGSTTTTSLYTLNISNTIKNNNNLSFVVRNGSILALQQMIITTQKAQSQIIASDLTTVYNSNDTLVIGLNEPNGIPISNANLTVVFNGNTNILTTNNEGQISLDIPPTLSPNTYDVDISYEGDDSHNESTAKVKVTIEKIATKIIASDLRTVYKDSGTLVIGLNESNGIPISNSNLTVVFNGNTNILTTDDNGEISLDIPPTLSPNSYDVDISYEGDDIHKESSLKVKVIVEKSPTTITAPSVTTVYNTNKKLLVTLKDSGENAIANAKVTVVLNGASKVLTTNANGQASLAIPPTLSPNSYDVDISYSGNDIHKESSLKVKVIVEKSPTVITAPSVTTVYNTNKKLLVTLKDSDGNAIANAKVTVVLNGASKVLTTNANGQASLAIPSNLVPKTYTATISYPGDGNYIKSSFSTKVLVKKASVKLAAAKKTFKAKVKTKKYTVTLKNNKNKVMKKVKLTLKLKGKTYKASTNTKGKATFKIKNLSKKGRYTAKVIYKGNKYFNKLTKKVKIKIK is encoded by the coding sequence ATGAAAAATAAAAATATTTTATTAGCATTATTTTTGCTTTTATTAGCTTGTTTAAGTATACAAACAATTTCTGCTGAAAATATCGCTGATAACCTTAATGAAATTGAAGCACTTGATTCATATTCAGATGACTTAAGTGTAAATACTCATTCAAATGATTTGAATATAGATTCCTATAAAAAATCAGAACTATTATCCAATTCAAATCAAGAAACAATACCTGATGAAGAAAGAAATATATTGATCAACACAAACCAAGAAACAATCCTAAAGCAAAACACAAACCAAGAAACAATATCTGCACAAGGTAGTGATCCTTTACCTAATGTTGAGAATGGAACTGTTTCTGGAGGGATTGATTTTGTAAATATTCACCCATGGGCCCCTTCTGATGCTATTAATGGTAATAAAGGAAATATCACATATAACATTCCAAGTAATGCAAACATAAAATCTGCATATATCTATGTAAATATCTACTCTGGAAGTGGTGGAACCGCTTATGGTGCTTATGCAAATACTACCATTACAACTGCAAATGGTGAACAACTTCTCGGAAATGAATATTTATGGACATCTACTTCATCACAAGATGGAGTTAATTATATTGTTAATGACCATATTACAAGATGTTATTCAGACTATATGATATTTTATAATGTTACAGAGATGCTTCAAGGTTTAAATGGTAGTTCTGTATCAGTAGATGTAATTTCTTACCCAATACCAGATAAGAGTTTTGATGGTAGAATTAAATTAATATCTCTATTTGTTGCATGGGACGATGGAGATGAGGATGAAATTTATTATTGGCTAAATGCAGGTCAAGCATGGAGTGATGATACTGAAAATGGTTTATCCCATAGCTTTGAGAATTTACCTGAGCTTAATTATCTTGAAAAATTATCTACTTTAATAAATGTAGGAGCTTCAAGCACTGATGCAATGTATTATCTCGATGGAAGTATTCTGTTTTCCGAAAGTGAAGATGATGAATATTTAAGTGGAGCATATTATCAATATCATAAATGGGATATTAGCCATTACATTATACCTGATAGTTTAGAATTAACTTATAAACCAGTTGGTGGAGCTTATGGCCCATCTTTTAAAGAGTTAATTTCCATTTTGACAATTCAAGACATTCCAACTTATGAGGAGGATGTAGCTGAAATTTCTATAACTCCAGAATTTACTGAAATTCCTTGTGCTTATGCAGGTACTAATAATACTTTAACTATTAAAATCACCACTAAAGCAGGAAATTACACTGTTAGATTATTAGCTGATGGTCATGTTGTAAAACAAACTGAAATGAATTTGAATAATGGAACTAATCTTCTATTATTAACAGATTCTACTATTAGACCAGTTGATGAGTTTACTGTTAATGGTGAAGAGAATGAAAAAGTTAATTATACTGTTGAAGTTCTATCAAGAGGCAATTTAATCAATTCATCATCAATTATTCTTCCTATTTTGTACAATGGTTATTTAGGTAAAGATCTAGCTTATCCAAGTGGAGGGATTGAATCTTTCTTAAATATCACCATTAATGGAGATATTGTAATTGATATTCAAAATTATTCCCAGTATATAAGCCATAATATTCTTAATCGTAGCGAAGTTTGGAATGTTGATTTAGATGCTAATTCAAACATTGTAAAATCTTTTATTTATATTCCATATTATGAGTTTAATTCTAAAACTTATGATGAAGACATTTATATGTTTAATGTTACATTTAATAATGTAAATATTAGTCCAATTGAATTATATAAAGACCATAGCAATTTAGGTATAGATTATTATTCTGGTTATGGAGTATTGCTTTATGATGTAACTAATCTAATTAGGAATGGGGAAAATGTTTTAGAATTGAATAAGAAATTTGACACCCCTGCTGTTTACCCAAGTGCATTAATTTACATGTATAACACTACTCTAAGCAATTATATTAAAGAAATTTTTATTTATAATGGTGCTGATTTACTTGAAAATATAAATAATCTCGCTAATAGAACTGTCCATAGTGATAGCGAAATTAATGTTAATTCACAGCTAGTATCAAATGCAAGTCTTTATGTTTTTGCAGGAGGTCCGCAAAATAACGAAGGAGATTTAATATTTAATGATGAAGTATACGAGAATATTTGGAATGGAACAATGGCATCTAATGAAGCATATTCTTTAGATATTACTAATAGTCTAAGAGATAATAATTCTATTTCTTTTCTAGCAACAGGTTCTAGAATTATAGCATTACAACAGATCATGGTTCTTACTAAAAATTTGGACATGTTAGATATTATATTAGAAAGCGAATATCCAGACACTTGTTATGCAGGTACAAATAATTCCATATTTGCAAATATTGCAGCTAATAGTGAAAAAAGGCTAACAGCAAGATTATTAGCTGATGGTGAAATTCTTAATGAAAGTGAAATTGATTTAATTTATGGTTTTAATGAATTTATATTTGTTGATTCCACCATTAGGACAGCTGATGAGTTTAGTGTTAATGGTGCTCAAAATAATATTGTGAATTATACTCTCCAATTATTATCTGATGATGGAATAATAGCTAATAAGTCAATTTATCTTAACATTTTATATAATGGTTATCTATCTAAAGATTTAGCCTATCCTAAAGGAGCTATTGAATCTTTCTTAAATATCACCATCAATGGAGATATTGTAATTGATGTTAAAAATGCTTCATCATATATGAGTGATTTTGATATTGAACGAACTGATATTTGGAAAATTGATTTAGATAATAAATCTAGAATTGTTAAAGCTTTTGTTTATGTTCCATATGAATGGTGTAATATTAATCTCATAACAGAAAATGAAGACATATTTAATGTTAAATTTAATAATAATGAAATAAGCCCTATTGCATGGTATAGAGATCAAAGTAATTTAGGGCAATATGGCAAATATGGTTATGGTTTATTTGTTTATGATGTTACTAATTTAGTTCTTAATGGCAATAATTCATTTATATTAAATAAAATAGAACCTACTCCGAGAGTTTATCCATCTACATTAGTTTACATCTACAACACTACAGGTAGCTCTGTAATTAAAAATATTTATATTTCTAATGGTGCTGATTTACTCTCAAAAGATCCTAATAGATTAGTTCAAATGAAATCAACAATCGATGTAGATTCTATAGCTGATGTGGCTAAACTATATATTTTTGCAGCTAATGCTCAAGATGGGGAAGGGGATATTATTTTCAATGATGAAATCTATGAAAATGTATGGAATGGTTCTACTACCACCACTAGTTTATACACTTTAAATATTTCTAATACAATAAAAAATAATAATAATTTATCCTTTGTAGTAAGAAACGGTTCAATTTTAGCATTACAACAAATGATCATCACTACTCAAAAAGCTCAAAGCCAAATAATTGCATCTGATTTAACAACAGTTTATAATAGTAATGATACTTTAGTTATAGGTTTAAATGAGCCTAATGGAATTCCTATTTCAAATGCAAATTTAACTGTAGTTTTCAATGGCAATACAAATATTTTAACCACAAATAATGAAGGACAAATTAGTTTAGATATTCCACCTACACTAAGTCCAAATACTTATGATGTAGATATATCCTATGAAGGAGATGATAGTCACAATGAATCAACTGCTAAGGTTAAAGTAACTATTGAAAAAATAGCAACTAAAATTATAGCATCTGATTTAAGAACAGTTTATAAAGATAGTGGTACTTTAGTTATAGGTTTAAATGAGTCTAATGGAATTCCTATTTCAAATTCAAATTTAACTGTAGTTTTCAATGGCAATACAAATATTTTAACCACAGATGACAATGGAGAAATTAGTTTAGATATTCCACCTACACTAAGTCCAAATAGTTATGATGTAGATATATCCTATGAAGGAGATGATATTCATAAAGAATCCTCCCTTAAAGTTAAAGTAATTGTTGAAAAGAGCCCAACTACTATTACTGCCCCTAGTGTAACAACAGTTTATAATACCAATAAAAAATTGCTTGTCACTTTAAAAGATAGCGGCGAAAATGCTATTGCCAATGCCAAAGTGACCGTTGTTTTAAATGGCGCTTCAAAAGTCTTAACAACTAATGCTAATGGCCAAGCTAGTTTAGCTATTCCACCTACACTAAGTCCAAATAGTTATGATGTAGATATTTCATACAGTGGAAATGATATTCATAAAGAATCCTCCCTTAAAGTTAAAGTAATTGTTGAAAAGAGCCCAACTGTCATTACTGCCCCTAGTGTAACAACAGTTTATAATACCAATAAAAAATTGCTTGTCACTTTAAAAGATAGCGACGGAAATGCTATTGCCAATGCCAAAGTGACCGTTGTTTTAAATGGCGCTTCAAAAGTCTTAACAACTAATGCTAATGGCCAAGCTAGTTTAGCTATTCCAAGTAATCTAGTTCCTAAAACTTATACTGCTACCATTAGCTATCCTGGTGATGGTAATTACATTAAATCATCATTTAGTACTAAAGTATTGGTTAAAAAAGCTTCTGTTAAATTAGCTGCAGCTAAAAAAACCTTTAAAGCCAAAGTTAAAACTAAAAAATATACTGTTACTTTAAAAAATAATAAAAATAAAGTAATGAAAAAAGTTAAGCTCACATTAAAACTTAAAGGTAAAACCTATAAAGCAAGTACTAATACTAAGGGTAAAGCTACCTTTAAAATTAAAAATTTAAGTAAAAAAGGAAGATATACTGCTAAAGTTATTTACAAAGGCAATAAATACTTTAACAAATTAACTAAAAAAGTTAAAATTAAAATTAAATAA